One segment of Tenrec ecaudatus isolate mTenEca1 chromosome 1, mTenEca1.hap1, whole genome shotgun sequence DNA contains the following:
- the UFC1 gene encoding ubiquitin-fold modifier-conjugating enzyme 1 isoform X1, giving the protein MADEATRRVVSEIPVLKTGAGPRDRELWVQRLKEEYQSLIRYVENNKNADNDWFRLESNREGTRWFGKCWYIHDLLKYEFDIEFDIPITYPTTAPEIAIPELDGKTAKMYRGGKICLTDHFKPLWARNVPKFGLAHLMALGLGPWLAVEIPDLIQKGVIQHKEKCSQ; this is encoded by the exons ATGGCGGACGAGGCCACCCGGCGCGTGGTGTCCGAGATCCCCGTGCTGAAGACGGGCGCCGGGCCCCGAGACCGTGAGTTGTGGGTGCAGCGCCTCAAAGAGGAGTATCAGTCCCTCATCCGG tatgTGGAGAACAACAAGAATGCGGACAATGATTGGTTCCGCCTGGAGTCCAACCGAGAAGGAacgag GTGGTTTGGGAAATGCTGGTACATCCATGACCTTCTGAAATATGAATTTGACATCGAGTTTGAC ATTCCTATCACATATCCGACTACTGCTCCAGAAATTGCAATTCCTGAACTGGATGGAAAGACTGCAAAGATGTACAG AGGCGGCAAAATATGCCTGACTGATCACTTTAAGCCTTTGTGGGCCAGGAACGTACCCAAGTTTGGACTAGCTCACCTCATGGCTCTGGGG CTGGGTCCATGGCTGGCTGTGGAAATCCCGGATCTGATTCAGAAGGGCGTGATTCAGCATAAAGAGAAGTGCAGCCAGTGA
- the UFC1 gene encoding ubiquitin-fold modifier-conjugating enzyme 1 isoform X2, with amino-acid sequence MGFGSPLCTSPFTMYVENNKNADNDWFRLESNREGTRWFGKCWYIHDLLKYEFDIEFDIPITYPTTAPEIAIPELDGKTAKMYRGGKICLTDHFKPLWARNVPKFGLAHLMALGLGPWLAVEIPDLIQKGVIQHKEKCSQ; translated from the exons tatgTGGAGAACAACAAGAATGCGGACAATGATTGGTTCCGCCTGGAGTCCAACCGAGAAGGAacgag GTGGTTTGGGAAATGCTGGTACATCCATGACCTTCTGAAATATGAATTTGACATCGAGTTTGAC ATTCCTATCACATATCCGACTACTGCTCCAGAAATTGCAATTCCTGAACTGGATGGAAAGACTGCAAAGATGTACAG AGGCGGCAAAATATGCCTGACTGATCACTTTAAGCCTTTGTGGGCCAGGAACGTACCCAAGTTTGGACTAGCTCACCTCATGGCTCTGGGG CTGGGTCCATGGCTGGCTGTGGAAATCCCGGATCTGATTCAGAAGGGCGTGATTCAGCATAAAGAGAAGTGCAGCCAGTGA
- the USP21 gene encoding ubiquitin carboxyl-terminal hydrolase 21 isoform X1, with product MPQASEHRLGRTREPPVNVQPRVGSKLPLAPRARSKERRNPAPGPNSVLRPLPPRPGPPEERLKKLELGQGRASGSRSRGPLRADHGVPLPGSPPPAVALPLPSRTNLARSKSVSSGDLRPMGIAMGGHRGAGELGAALSRLALRPEPPTLRRSTSLRRLGGFPGPPTLLSIRTEPPTSHGSFHVISARSSEPFYSEDKMAHHTLLLGSGHVGLRNLGNTCFLNAVLQCLSSTRPLRDFCLRRDFRQEVPGGGRAQELTEAFADVIGALWHPDSCEAVNPTRFRAVFQKYVPSFSGYSQQDAQEFLKLLMERLHLEINRRGRRAPAILANNPAPSPPRRTGALLEDPELSDDDRANLMWKRYLEREDSKIVDLFVGQLKSCLKCQACGYRSTTFEVFCDLSLPIPKKGFAGGKVSLRDCFSLFTKEEELESENAPVCDRCRQKTRSTKKLTVQRFPRILVLHLNRFSASRGSIKKSSVGVDFPLQRLSLGDFASDKAGSPVYQLYALCNHSGSVHYGHYTALCRCQTGWHVYNDSRVSPVSENQVASSEGYVLFYQLMQEPPRCL from the exons ATGCCCCAAGCCTCTGAGCACCGCCTGGGCCGAACCCGAGAGCCACCTGTTAACGTCCAGCCCCGGGTGGGATCCAAGTTACCACTTGCGCCCAGGGCGCGCAGCAAGGAGCGGCGCAACCCAGCCCCTGGGCCAAATTCTGTGTTACGACCTCTGCCTCCCCGGCCAGGCCCCCCAGAGGAGCGGCTCAAGAAATTGGAGCTGGGGCAGGGACGAGCCTCCGGCTCTCGGTCCAGAGGCCCTCTTCGGGCAGATCATGGGGTTCCCCTGCCCGGCTCACCACCACCAGCCGTGGCTCTGCCTCTCCCGTCCAGGACCAACCTCGCTCGTTCCAAGTCTGTGAGCAGTGGGGACTTGCGCCCAATGGGGATTGCCATGGGAGGGCATCGTGGTGCTGGGGAGCTGGGGGCCGCACTGAGCCGCTTGGCGCTCCGCCCTGAGCCACCCACTTTGAGACGCAGCACCTCCCTCCGCCGCCTAGGGGGCTTTCCCGGGCCCCCCACCCTGCTCAGCATACGGACGGAGCCCCCTACCTCGCATGGCTCCTTCCATGTGATATCTGCCCGGTCCTCTGAGCCTTTCTACTCTGAAGACAAGATG GCTCATCACACACTCCTCCTCGGCTCTGGTCATGTTGGCCTCCGGAACCTGGGGAATACG TGCTTCCTAAATGCCGTGCTACAGTGTCTGAGCAGCACTCGGCCTCTTCGGGACTTCTGTCTGCGAAGGGACTTTCGGCAAGAGGTGCCTGGAGGAGGCCGAGCCCAAGAGCTCACTGAAG CCTTTGCAGATGTGATTGGTGCCCTGTGGCACCCTGACTCCTGCGAAGCTGTGAATCCTACTCGGTTCCGAGCTGTCTTCCAGAAATACGTCCCCTCCTTCTCTGGATACAG CCAGCAAGATGCCCAAGAATTCCTGAAGCTCCTCATGGAGCGGCTGCATCTGGAAATCAACCGACGAGGCCGCCGGGCTCCCGCAATCCTGGCCAACAACCCAGCTCCCTCACCACCCCGCAGGACAGGGGCTCTGCTGGAAGATCCTGAGCTAAG TGATGATGACCGAGCCAACCTAATGTGGAAGCGGTACCTGGAGCGAGAGGACAGCAAGATTGTGG ACCTGTTTGTGGGCCAGTTGAAAAGTTGCCTCAAGTGCCAAGCCTGTGGGTATCGCTCCACGACCTTCGAGGTTTTTTGTGACCTGTCCCTGCCCATCCCCAAG AAAGGATTTGCTGGGGGCAAGGTGTCTCTGCGGGATTGTTTCAGCCTTTTCACCAAGGAAGAAGAGCTGGAGTCGGAGAACGCCCCC GTGTGTGACCGATGTCGGCAGAAAACACGAAgtaccaaaaagttgacagtccAGAGATTCCCCAGAATCCTCGTGCTCC ATCTGAATCGATTTTCTGCCTCCCGGGGCTCCATCAAGAAAAGTTCAGTAGGTGTTGACTTCCCACTGCAGCGACTGAGCCTAGGTGATTTTGCCAGTGACAAAGCAG GAAGCCCTGTGTACCAGCTGTACGCCCTCTGCAACCACTCGGGTAGTGTCCACTATGGCCACTACACAGCCCTGTGCCGATGCCAGACTGGTTGGCATGTCTACAATGACTCTCGTGTCTCCCCCGTCAGTGAAAACCAGGTGGCATCCAGTGAGGGCTACGTGCTGTTCTACCAACTAATGCAGGAGCCGCCCCGGTGCCTGTGA
- the USP21 gene encoding ubiquitin carboxyl-terminal hydrolase 21 isoform X2 — protein MPQASEHRLGRTREPPVNVQPRVGSKLPLAPRARSKERRNPAPGPNSVLRPLPPRPGPPEERLKKLELGQGRASGSRSRGPLRADHGVPLPGSPPPAVALPLPSRTNLARSKSAHHTLLLGSGHVGLRNLGNTCFLNAVLQCLSSTRPLRDFCLRRDFRQEVPGGGRAQELTEAFADVIGALWHPDSCEAVNPTRFRAVFQKYVPSFSGYSQQDAQEFLKLLMERLHLEINRRGRRAPAILANNPAPSPPRRTGALLEDPELSDDDRANLMWKRYLEREDSKIVDLFVGQLKSCLKCQACGYRSTTFEVFCDLSLPIPKKGFAGGKVSLRDCFSLFTKEEELESENAPVCDRCRQKTRSTKKLTVQRFPRILVLHLNRFSASRGSIKKSSVGVDFPLQRLSLGDFASDKAGSPVYQLYALCNHSGSVHYGHYTALCRCQTGWHVYNDSRVSPVSENQVASSEGYVLFYQLMQEPPRCL, from the exons ATGCCCCAAGCCTCTGAGCACCGCCTGGGCCGAACCCGAGAGCCACCTGTTAACGTCCAGCCCCGGGTGGGATCCAAGTTACCACTTGCGCCCAGGGCGCGCAGCAAGGAGCGGCGCAACCCAGCCCCTGGGCCAAATTCTGTGTTACGACCTCTGCCTCCCCGGCCAGGCCCCCCAGAGGAGCGGCTCAAGAAATTGGAGCTGGGGCAGGGACGAGCCTCCGGCTCTCGGTCCAGAGGCCCTCTTCGGGCAGATCATGGGGTTCCCCTGCCCGGCTCACCACCACCAGCCGTGGCTCTGCCTCTCCCGTCCAGGACCAACCTCGCTCGTTCCAAGTCT GCTCATCACACACTCCTCCTCGGCTCTGGTCATGTTGGCCTCCGGAACCTGGGGAATACG TGCTTCCTAAATGCCGTGCTACAGTGTCTGAGCAGCACTCGGCCTCTTCGGGACTTCTGTCTGCGAAGGGACTTTCGGCAAGAGGTGCCTGGAGGAGGCCGAGCCCAAGAGCTCACTGAAG CCTTTGCAGATGTGATTGGTGCCCTGTGGCACCCTGACTCCTGCGAAGCTGTGAATCCTACTCGGTTCCGAGCTGTCTTCCAGAAATACGTCCCCTCCTTCTCTGGATACAG CCAGCAAGATGCCCAAGAATTCCTGAAGCTCCTCATGGAGCGGCTGCATCTGGAAATCAACCGACGAGGCCGCCGGGCTCCCGCAATCCTGGCCAACAACCCAGCTCCCTCACCACCCCGCAGGACAGGGGCTCTGCTGGAAGATCCTGAGCTAAG TGATGATGACCGAGCCAACCTAATGTGGAAGCGGTACCTGGAGCGAGAGGACAGCAAGATTGTGG ACCTGTTTGTGGGCCAGTTGAAAAGTTGCCTCAAGTGCCAAGCCTGTGGGTATCGCTCCACGACCTTCGAGGTTTTTTGTGACCTGTCCCTGCCCATCCCCAAG AAAGGATTTGCTGGGGGCAAGGTGTCTCTGCGGGATTGTTTCAGCCTTTTCACCAAGGAAGAAGAGCTGGAGTCGGAGAACGCCCCC GTGTGTGACCGATGTCGGCAGAAAACACGAAgtaccaaaaagttgacagtccAGAGATTCCCCAGAATCCTCGTGCTCC ATCTGAATCGATTTTCTGCCTCCCGGGGCTCCATCAAGAAAAGTTCAGTAGGTGTTGACTTCCCACTGCAGCGACTGAGCCTAGGTGATTTTGCCAGTGACAAAGCAG GAAGCCCTGTGTACCAGCTGTACGCCCTCTGCAACCACTCGGGTAGTGTCCACTATGGCCACTACACAGCCCTGTGCCGATGCCAGACTGGTTGGCATGTCTACAATGACTCTCGTGTCTCCCCCGTCAGTGAAAACCAGGTGGCATCCAGTGAGGGCTACGTGCTGTTCTACCAACTAATGCAGGAGCCGCCCCGGTGCCTGTGA
- the PPOX gene encoding protoporphyrinogen oxidase isoform X2 — MGRTVVVLGGGISGLAASYHLSRAPNPPKVVVVESSQRLGGWIRSVRGPNGAIFELGPRGIRPAGALGARTLLMVSELGLDSEVLPVRGDHPAAQNRFLYVGGALHVLPTGLRGLFRPSPPFTKPLFWAGLRELTKPRGKEPDETVHSFAQRRLGPETGPVRHSQCCLSCDLSAPASPSRWHLLPWTVSAVECLLVIAGSSASGLAFPASSKQNKPIVLCYWGCFWGQSPQPDSALIRQARAERWSQWSLRGGLETLPQALATHLTNRGVCILRGQPVQGLSLQPEGRWKVSLGNSSLEADHVISAVPASVLSHLLPAEAALLARALCAIPAVSVAVVNLQYHGANLPVQGFGHLVPSSEDPGVLGIVYDSVAFPEQDGNPPGLRVTVMLGGSWLQMQEAGGQGLSEQLFQQQAENAVATQLGLKESPSHCLVHLHKNCIPQYTLGHWKKLESAAQFLADHRLPLTLAGASYDGVAVNDCIESGRQAAARALGTEPDR; from the exons ATGGGCCGGACCGTGGTTGTACTGGGCGGAGGCATCAGCGGCCTGGCTGCCAGTTACCACCTGAGCCGGGCCCCCAACCCTCCCAAG GTGGTCGTTGTGGAGAGCAGCCAGCGTCTAGGAGGCTGGATCCGCTCAGTACGAGGGCCGAATGGAGCCATCTTTGAGCTTGGACCCCGAGGCATCCGGCCCGCCGGCGCCCTGGGAGCCCGGACCTTGCTCATG GTTTCTGAGCTCGGCTTAGATTCCGAAGTGCTGCCTGTCCGGGGAGACCACCCGGCAGCCCAGAACAGGTTCCTGTATGTAGGAGGTGCGTTGCACGTCCTGCCTACCGGCCTCAG GGGGCTATTccgcccttcaccccctttcacCAAGCCTCTGTTCTGGGCTGGGCTGAGGGAGTTGACCAAGCCCCGGGGCAAAGAGCCTGATGAGACTGTGCACAGTTTTGCCCAGCGCCGCCTTGGACCTGAG ACAGGGCCAGTGAGGCACAGTCAATGCTGCTTATCCTGTGACCTCTCAGCCCCAGCCTCACCTTCCAGGTGGCATCTATTGCCATGGACAGTCTCTGCCGTGGAGTGTTTGCTGGTGATAGCCGGGAGCTCAGCGTCAGGTCTTGCTTTCCCAGCCTCTTCCAAGCAGAACAAACCCATCGTTCTGTGTTACTGGGGCTGCTTCTGGGGGCAG AGCCCACAGCCAGACTCTGCACTCATCCGCCAGGCTCGGGCTGAACGCTGGAGCCAATGGTCACTCCGAGGAGGGCTGGAGACATTGCCCCAGGCTCTTGCCACCCACCTGACTAACAGGGGGGTCTGCATCCTCAGAGGCCAGCCAGTCCAAGGGCTCAGCCTCCAACCAGAAGGGCGCTGGAAG GTGTCTCTAGGAAACAGCAGCCTGGAGGCTGACCATGTTATCAGTGCTGTTCCAGCCTCAG tgctCAGCCATCTGCTCCCTGCTGAGGCGGCCCTTCTGGCTCGTGCGCTGTGCGCCATCCCAGCCGTGTCCGTTGCTGTGGTGAACCTGCAGTACCACGGAGCCAATCTGCCTGTCCAG GGATTTGGACATTTGGTGCCATCCTCGGAAGACCCTGGTGTCCTGGGAATCGTGTATGACTCCGTAGCTTTCCCTGAGCAGGATGGGAACCCCCCTGGCCTCAGAGTGACC GTGATGCTGGGAGGTTCCTGGCTACAGATGCAAGAGGCTGGTGGCCAAGGCTTATCTGAGCAGCTGTTCCAACAGCAGGCAGAGAATGCAGTTGCCACACAGCTAGGACTAAAGGAGTCCCCCAGTCATTGCTTGGTCCACCTCCATAAG AATTGTATTCCCCAGTATACACTAGGCCACTGGAAAAAACTAG AGTCAGCCGCCCAGTTCCTGGCAGATCACAGGCTGCCTTTGACACTGGCCGGCGCCTCCTACGATGGGGTGGCTGTCAATGACTGTATAGAGAGTGGGCGCCAGGCAGCAGCTCGTGCCCTGGGCACAGAACCTGACAGGTGA
- the PPOX gene encoding protoporphyrinogen oxidase isoform X1, whose amino-acid sequence MGRTVVVLGGGISGLAASYHLSRAPNPPKVVVVESSQRLGGWIRSVRGPNGAIFELGPRGIRPAGALGARTLLMVSELGLDSEVLPVRGDHPAAQNRFLYVGGALHVLPTGLRGLFRPSPPFTKPLFWAGLRELTKPRGKEPDETVHSFAQRRLGPEVASIAMDSLCRGVFAGDSRELSVRSCFPSLFQAEQTHRSVLLGLLLGAGQSPQPDSALIRQARAERWSQWSLRGGLETLPQALATHLTNRGVCILRGQPVQGLSLQPEGRWKVSLGNSSLEADHVISAVPASVLSHLLPAEAALLARALCAIPAVSVAVVNLQYHGANLPVQGFGHLVPSSEDPGVLGIVYDSVAFPEQDGNPPGLRVTVMLGGSWLQMQEAGGQGLSEQLFQQQAENAVATQLGLKESPSHCLVHLHKNCIPQYTLGHWKKLESAAQFLADHRLPLTLAGASYDGVAVNDCIESGRQAAARALGTEPDR is encoded by the exons ATGGGCCGGACCGTGGTTGTACTGGGCGGAGGCATCAGCGGCCTGGCTGCCAGTTACCACCTGAGCCGGGCCCCCAACCCTCCCAAG GTGGTCGTTGTGGAGAGCAGCCAGCGTCTAGGAGGCTGGATCCGCTCAGTACGAGGGCCGAATGGAGCCATCTTTGAGCTTGGACCCCGAGGCATCCGGCCCGCCGGCGCCCTGGGAGCCCGGACCTTGCTCATG GTTTCTGAGCTCGGCTTAGATTCCGAAGTGCTGCCTGTCCGGGGAGACCACCCGGCAGCCCAGAACAGGTTCCTGTATGTAGGAGGTGCGTTGCACGTCCTGCCTACCGGCCTCAG GGGGCTATTccgcccttcaccccctttcacCAAGCCTCTGTTCTGGGCTGGGCTGAGGGAGTTGACCAAGCCCCGGGGCAAAGAGCCTGATGAGACTGTGCACAGTTTTGCCCAGCGCCGCCTTGGACCTGAG GTGGCATCTATTGCCATGGACAGTCTCTGCCGTGGAGTGTTTGCTGGTGATAGCCGGGAGCTCAGCGTCAGGTCTTGCTTTCCCAGCCTCTTCCAAGCAGAACAAACCCATCGTTCTGTGTTACTGGGGCTGCTTCTGGGGGCAG GGCAGAGCCCACAGCCAGACTCTGCACTCATCCGCCAGGCTCGGGCTGAACGCTGGAGCCAATGGTCACTCCGAGGAGGGCTGGAGACATTGCCCCAGGCTCTTGCCACCCACCTGACTAACAGGGGGGTCTGCATCCTCAGAGGCCAGCCAGTCCAAGGGCTCAGCCTCCAACCAGAAGGGCGCTGGAAG GTGTCTCTAGGAAACAGCAGCCTGGAGGCTGACCATGTTATCAGTGCTGTTCCAGCCTCAG tgctCAGCCATCTGCTCCCTGCTGAGGCGGCCCTTCTGGCTCGTGCGCTGTGCGCCATCCCAGCCGTGTCCGTTGCTGTGGTGAACCTGCAGTACCACGGAGCCAATCTGCCTGTCCAG GGATTTGGACATTTGGTGCCATCCTCGGAAGACCCTGGTGTCCTGGGAATCGTGTATGACTCCGTAGCTTTCCCTGAGCAGGATGGGAACCCCCCTGGCCTCAGAGTGACC GTGATGCTGGGAGGTTCCTGGCTACAGATGCAAGAGGCTGGTGGCCAAGGCTTATCTGAGCAGCTGTTCCAACAGCAGGCAGAGAATGCAGTTGCCACACAGCTAGGACTAAAGGAGTCCCCCAGTCATTGCTTGGTCCACCTCCATAAG AATTGTATTCCCCAGTATACACTAGGCCACTGGAAAAAACTAG AGTCAGCCGCCCAGTTCCTGGCAGATCACAGGCTGCCTTTGACACTGGCCGGCGCCTCCTACGATGGGGTGGCTGTCAATGACTGTATAGAGAGTGGGCGCCAGGCAGCAGCTCGTGCCCTGGGCACAGAACCTGACAGGTGA
- the PPOX gene encoding protoporphyrinogen oxidase isoform X3, producing MDSLCRGVFAGDSRELSVRSCFPSLFQAEQTHRSVLLGLLLGAGQSPQPDSALIRQARAERWSQWSLRGGLETLPQALATHLTNRGVCILRGQPVQGLSLQPEGRWKVSLGNSSLEADHVISAVPASVLSHLLPAEAALLARALCAIPAVSVAVVNLQYHGANLPVQGFGHLVPSSEDPGVLGIVYDSVAFPEQDGNPPGLRVTVMLGGSWLQMQEAGGQGLSEQLFQQQAENAVATQLGLKESPSHCLVHLHKNCIPQYTLGHWKKLESAAQFLADHRLPLTLAGASYDGVAVNDCIESGRQAAARALGTEPDR from the exons ATGGACAGTCTCTGCCGTGGAGTGTTTGCTGGTGATAGCCGGGAGCTCAGCGTCAGGTCTTGCTTTCCCAGCCTCTTCCAAGCAGAACAAACCCATCGTTCTGTGTTACTGGGGCTGCTTCTGGGGGCAG GGCAGAGCCCACAGCCAGACTCTGCACTCATCCGCCAGGCTCGGGCTGAACGCTGGAGCCAATGGTCACTCCGAGGAGGGCTGGAGACATTGCCCCAGGCTCTTGCCACCCACCTGACTAACAGGGGGGTCTGCATCCTCAGAGGCCAGCCAGTCCAAGGGCTCAGCCTCCAACCAGAAGGGCGCTGGAAG GTGTCTCTAGGAAACAGCAGCCTGGAGGCTGACCATGTTATCAGTGCTGTTCCAGCCTCAG tgctCAGCCATCTGCTCCCTGCTGAGGCGGCCCTTCTGGCTCGTGCGCTGTGCGCCATCCCAGCCGTGTCCGTTGCTGTGGTGAACCTGCAGTACCACGGAGCCAATCTGCCTGTCCAG GGATTTGGACATTTGGTGCCATCCTCGGAAGACCCTGGTGTCCTGGGAATCGTGTATGACTCCGTAGCTTTCCCTGAGCAGGATGGGAACCCCCCTGGCCTCAGAGTGACC GTGATGCTGGGAGGTTCCTGGCTACAGATGCAAGAGGCTGGTGGCCAAGGCTTATCTGAGCAGCTGTTCCAACAGCAGGCAGAGAATGCAGTTGCCACACAGCTAGGACTAAAGGAGTCCCCCAGTCATTGCTTGGTCCACCTCCATAAG AATTGTATTCCCCAGTATACACTAGGCCACTGGAAAAAACTAG AGTCAGCCGCCCAGTTCCTGGCAGATCACAGGCTGCCTTTGACACTGGCCGGCGCCTCCTACGATGGGGTGGCTGTCAATGACTGTATAGAGAGTGGGCGCCAGGCAGCAGCTCGTGCCCTGGGCACAGAACCTGACAGGTGA
- the B4GALT3 gene encoding beta-1,4-galactosyltransferase 3, protein MLWRLLERPCTLALLVGSQLAVMMYLSLGGFRSLSALFGRDQGPTFDYAHPHDVYTNLSHLPGVPAGPGGPPAPQGLPYCPERSPLLVGPVSVSFSPVPSLAEIVERNPRVELGGRYRPAGCEPRSRTAIIVPHRAREHHLRLLLYHLHPFLQRQQLAYGIYVIHQAGNGTFNRAKLLNVGVREALRDEEWDCLFLHDVDLLPENDHNLYVCDPRGPRHVAVAMNKFGYSLPYPQYFGGVSALTPDQYLKMNGFPNEYWGWGGEDDDIATRVRLAGMKISRPPTSVGHYKMVKHRGDRGNEENPHRFDLLVRTQNSWTQDGMNSLTYRLLARELGPLYTNVTADIGTDPRGPRAPSGPRYPPGSSQAFRQEMLHRRPPARPGPPTTANHTVPHGSH, encoded by the exons ATGTTGTGGCGGCTGCTGGAGCGACCCTGCACGCTGGCCCTGCTTGTGGGCTCCCAGCTGGCTGTCATGATGTACCTGTCACTGGGAGGCTTCCGGAGCCTCAGTGCCCTATTTGGCCGAGATCAAGGGCCCACTTTTGattatgctcaccctcatgatgtCTACACCAACCTCAGTCACCTGCCTGGGGTTCCTGCTGGCCCTGGAGGCCCTCCAGCTCCTCAAGGCCTACCCTACTGCCCAGAAAGATCTCCTCTCTTAG TGGGTCCTGTGTCGGTGTCCTTTAGCCCGGTACCCTCGCTGGCAGAGATTGTGGAGCGGAATCCACGGGTGGAACTGGGGGGTCGGTACCGCCCGGCCGGGTGTGAGCCCCGCTCCCGGACAGCAATCATTGTGCCTCACCGTGCCCGGGAGCACCACCTCCGCCTGCTGCTCTACCACCTGCACCCCTTTCTGCAGCGCCAGCAGCTTGCCTACGGCATCTATGTCATTCACCAG GCCGGAAATGGAACGTTTAACAGGGCCAAGCTGCTGAATGTTGGGGTGCGGGAGGCCCTGCGGGATGAGGAGTGGGACTGTCTGTTTCTGCACGATGTGGACCTCCTGCCAGAGAATGACCACAATCTGTATGTGTGTGATCCCCGGGGGCCCCGGCACGTCGCTGTTGCCATGAACAAGTTTGGATACAG CCTTCCGTACCCCCAGTATTTTGGTGGGGTCTCAGCACTCACTCCTGACCAGTACCTGAAGATGAATGGCTTCCCCAATGAATACTGGGGCTGGGGTGGCGAAGATGATGACATCGCTACCAG GGTGCGCCTAGCTGGGATGAAGATCTCTCGCCCTCCCACCTCCGTGGGACACTATAAGATGGTGAAGCACCGTGGCGATAGAGGCAACGAGGAAAACCCTCACAG gtTTGATCTCCTGGTCCGAACCCAGAATTCCTGGACACAAGATGGGATGAACTCACTGACATACCGACTGTTGGCTCGAGAGCTGGGCCCTCTCTATACCAACGTCACAGCAGATATTGGGACTGACCCCCGGGGGCCCCGGGCCCCCTCTGGTCCCCGTTACCCGCCTGGTTCCTCCCAGGCCTTCCGTCAAGAGATGCTGCATCGCCGGCCCCCTGCCAGGCCCGGCCCTCCAACTACTGCCAACCACACAGTCCCCCATGGTTCTCACtga